One window of Enterobacter sp. RHBSTW-00175 genomic DNA carries:
- the dtpA gene encoding dipeptide/tripeptide permease DtpA — translation MSTANNKPTDESISLNAFKQPKAFYLIFSIELWERFGYYGLQGIMAVYLVKQLGMSEADSITLFSSFSALVYGLVAIGGWLGDKVLGTKRVIMLGAIVLAVGYALVAWSGHDAAVVYMGMATIAVGNGLFKANPSSLLSTCYNKDDPRLDGAFTMYYMSVNIGSFFSMLATPWLAAKFGWSVAFSLSVVGMLITVVNFAFCKKWVKDYGSKPDFEPVHVGKLLATIVGVVILAAIATWLLHNQGVARAVLGVVALGIVCIFAKEAFAMQGAARRKMIVAFILMLEAIIFFVLYSQMPTSLNFFAIRNVEHSILGIAFEPEQYQALNPFWIMIGSPILAAIYNKMGDRLPMPHKFAIGMVLCSGAFLVLPLGTKFATDAGIVSVNWLILSYALQSIGELMISGLGLAMVAQLVPQRLMGFIMGSWFLTTAGAAIIAGKIANLMAVPENVTDPLVSLNVYGTVFMQIGIATAVIAVLMLLTAPKLNRMTQDDDKTAKATETATA, via the coding sequence GTGTCTACTGCAAACAATAAACCAACAGATGAGAGCATAAGTCTTAACGCTTTCAAACAACCTAAAGCGTTCTATCTCATCTTCTCTATCGAGTTATGGGAGCGTTTTGGTTACTACGGCCTGCAAGGGATCATGGCGGTTTACCTGGTTAAGCAACTGGGTATGTCCGAAGCGGATTCCATCACGCTGTTCTCTTCATTCAGTGCTCTGGTGTACGGTCTGGTCGCTATCGGCGGCTGGCTGGGTGATAAAGTTCTGGGTACCAAACGTGTCATCATGCTGGGCGCAATCGTCCTGGCAGTAGGTTATGCACTGGTTGCATGGTCCGGTCACGATGCGGCTGTGGTCTACATGGGTATGGCGACCATCGCAGTAGGTAACGGTTTGTTCAAAGCGAACCCGTCTTCCCTGCTCTCTACCTGCTACAACAAAGATGACCCGCGTCTGGACGGTGCATTCACCATGTACTACATGTCCGTGAACATCGGTTCCTTCTTCTCTATGCTGGCAACGCCATGGCTGGCCGCGAAATTCGGCTGGAGCGTTGCGTTCTCCCTGTCTGTTGTCGGGATGCTGATCACCGTTGTTAACTTCGCCTTCTGCAAGAAGTGGGTTAAAGACTACGGTTCAAAACCAGACTTCGAACCTGTGCATGTGGGCAAGCTGCTGGCAACCATCGTGGGTGTTGTGATCCTCGCGGCAATCGCCACTTGGCTGCTGCACAACCAGGGCGTGGCACGTGCTGTGCTGGGCGTGGTTGCACTGGGTATCGTCTGCATCTTCGCGAAAGAAGCGTTCGCCATGCAGGGTGCTGCTCGCCGTAAGATGATTGTTGCGTTCATCCTGATGCTGGAAGCGATTATCTTCTTCGTGCTGTACAGCCAGATGCCAACTTCTCTGAACTTCTTCGCTATCCGTAACGTTGAGCACTCCATTCTGGGTATCGCGTTCGAGCCGGAGCAGTATCAGGCCCTGAACCCATTCTGGATCATGATTGGTAGCCCGATTCTGGCCGCTATCTATAACAAGATGGGTGACCGTCTGCCAATGCCGCACAAGTTCGCGATTGGTATGGTGCTGTGCTCTGGCGCGTTCCTGGTACTGCCACTGGGTACCAAATTTGCGACCGATGCAGGTATCGTCTCCGTTAACTGGCTGATCCTGAGCTATGCTCTCCAGTCTATTGGTGAACTGATGATCTCCGGTCTGGGTCTGGCGATGGTTGCTCAGCTGGTCCCACAGCGTCTGATGGGCTTCATCATGGGTAGCTGGTTCCTGACCACTGCCGGTGCAGCGATTATCGCCGGTAAGATTGCTAACCTGATGGCCGTTCCAGAGAACGTGACCGATCCGCTGGTTTCTCTGAACGTCTACGGTACGGTCTTCATGCAGATTGGTATTGCCACCGCAGTTATCGCCGTGCTGATGCTGCTGACTGCGCCTAAACTGAATCGTATGACTCAGGACGACGACAAAACTGCTAAAGCGACCGAAACCGCAACAGCATAA
- the nth gene encoding endonuclease III, with protein sequence MNKEKRIAILTRLRDENPHPTTELNFNSPFELLIAVLLSAQATDVSVNKATALLYPVANTPQAMLELGVEGVKSYIKTIGLFNSKAENVIKTCRILLEQHGGEVPEDRAALEALPGVGRKTANVVLNTAFGWPTIAVDTHIFRVSNRTNFAPGKNVEQVEEKLLKVVPAEFKVDCHHWLILHGRYTCIARKPRCGSCIIEDLCEFKEKVYP encoded by the coding sequence ATGAACAAAGAGAAACGCATTGCGATCCTGACGCGGTTGCGGGATGAAAACCCTCATCCGACTACAGAGCTGAACTTTAACTCGCCGTTTGAGCTGCTGATTGCCGTGCTGCTCTCAGCACAGGCTACGGACGTGAGCGTCAATAAAGCCACTGCCCTGCTCTACCCGGTCGCCAACACGCCGCAGGCGATGCTGGAGCTCGGTGTAGAAGGTGTTAAGTCCTATATCAAGACTATCGGTTTGTTCAACAGCAAGGCCGAGAACGTCATTAAGACCTGCCGAATTTTGCTTGAACAACACGGTGGCGAGGTGCCAGAAGATCGCGCGGCGCTCGAGGCGTTACCCGGTGTAGGCCGGAAAACTGCGAACGTTGTGCTTAACACGGCATTTGGCTGGCCAACGATTGCTGTAGATACCCATATCTTCCGTGTTTCTAACCGCACCAACTTCGCCCCCGGTAAAAATGTCGAGCAGGTTGAAGAGAAACTGCTCAAAGTGGTTCCCGCCGAATTTAAGGTTGATTGCCACCACTGGCTTATCCTGCACGGACGTTATACCTGTATTGCGCGCAAACCGCGCTGCGGCTCCTGCATCATTGAAGACCTCTGCGAATTTAAAGAAAAAGTGTATCCCTGA
- a CDS encoding electron transport complex subunit E — protein MSQVKEVIVQGLWKNNSALVQLLGMCPLLAVTSTATNALGLGLATTLVLTLTNLSISALRRWTPSEIRIPIYVMIIASVVSIVQMLINAYAFGLYQSLGIFIPLIVTNCIVVGRAEAFAVKNSPAMSALDGFSIGMGATCAMFVLGSIREILGNGTLFDGADALLGGWAKALRIEVFHTDTPFLLAMLPPGAFIGLGMMLAIKYLIDEKRKRRAAERSVQEGIPEKAS, from the coding sequence ATGAGCCAGGTTAAAGAGGTTATTGTCCAGGGGCTGTGGAAGAACAACTCCGCACTGGTGCAACTACTGGGAATGTGTCCGCTGCTGGCGGTAACATCGACCGCAACCAACGCACTTGGGTTAGGCCTAGCGACAACGCTGGTGCTGACCCTGACCAACCTGTCCATCTCTGCACTTCGCCGCTGGACACCATCAGAAATCCGTATCCCGATTTATGTGATGATCATCGCCTCGGTAGTGAGTATCGTGCAGATGCTGATTAACGCCTACGCGTTTGGTCTGTACCAGTCGCTCGGGATCTTCATTCCGCTTATCGTAACCAACTGTATTGTGGTTGGGCGCGCTGAAGCCTTCGCGGTGAAAAACAGCCCGGCGATGTCTGCGCTGGACGGTTTTTCCATCGGTATGGGCGCCACCTGCGCCATGTTTGTCCTCGGTTCCATCCGTGAAATTCTGGGGAACGGTACGCTGTTTGACGGCGCGGACGCCCTGCTGGGTGGCTGGGCAAAAGCATTGCGCATCGAGGTGTTCCATACGGATACACCGTTCCTGTTGGCCATGCTGCCGCCTGGCGCATTTATTGGCCTTGGCATGATGCTGGCGATAAAATATCTCATTGATGAGAAACGTAAACGCCGCGCCGCTGAGCGCAGCGTGCAGGAAGGGATACCCGAGAAAGCCTCATGA
- the rsxG gene encoding electron transport complex subunit RsxG: MLKTMQKHGVTLAIFAAVLTGLTALVNALTKTTIEEQATKQQKALFDQVIPADFYDNDLQKSCFVVQAAPLGKGPHRIFIARKGDKAVGVVMEATAPDGYSGAIQLLVGADFSGTVLGTRVTQHHETPGLGDKIELRLSDWILHFAGKVIHGEDDTAFAVKKDGGEFDQFTGATITPRAVVNAVKRAGLYAETLPAQINNLPACEE; encoded by the coding sequence ATGCTGAAAACGATGCAAAAACACGGCGTCACGCTGGCCATCTTCGCTGCGGTACTGACGGGGCTGACGGCGCTGGTGAATGCGCTGACCAAAACGACCATTGAAGAACAGGCGACGAAGCAACAGAAGGCTCTCTTCGACCAGGTTATCCCGGCGGATTTCTACGACAATGACCTGCAAAAAAGCTGTTTTGTCGTTCAGGCTGCTCCGTTAGGGAAAGGCCCGCACCGGATTTTTATTGCCCGTAAAGGGGATAAAGCCGTCGGTGTCGTGATGGAAGCCACCGCGCCAGACGGTTACTCAGGGGCAATACAGCTGCTGGTCGGCGCTGATTTTTCCGGTACAGTGCTGGGTACGCGTGTGACTCAGCACCACGAAACCCCCGGTCTTGGGGACAAAATTGAGCTGCGCTTAAGCGACTGGATTTTGCATTTCGCCGGTAAAGTGATCCATGGTGAAGATGATACCGCCTTTGCGGTGAAGAAAGATGGCGGTGAATTCGACCAGTTTACCGGCGCCACCATCACCCCGCGTGCGGTAGTCAACGCCGTAAAACGTGCCGGGCTGTATGCCGAAACGCTGCCCGCGCAGATCAACAATCTTCCGGCCTGTGAGGAGTAA
- the rsxD gene encoding electron transport complex subunit RsxD, with protein MVFRIASSPFTHNQRQTSRIMMLVCLAALPGIAVQFWFFGWGTLFQLVLGCATALAAEALVLTLRKMDVTRTLSDNSALLTGLLLAISIPPFAPWWMVVLGTVFAVIIAKQLYGGLGHNPFNPAMIGYVVLLISFPVQMTSWLPPHDIAATVPGFMDALHVIFTGHTAMGADMNALRMGVDGISQATPLDTFKTSLHAGHSVEQIMKSAIYNGVLAGAGWQWVNLAYLLGGVFLLWQKAIRWHIPVSFLVTLAVCSTLGWVFSPESLASPQMPLLSGATMLGAFFILTDPVTASTTNRGRLIFGALAGLLVWLIRSFGGYPDGVAFAVLLANITVPLIDYYTRPRVYGHR; from the coding sequence ATGGTTTTCAGAATCGCAAGTTCCCCTTTCACCCATAACCAGCGCCAGACATCGCGCATTATGATGCTGGTCTGCCTGGCGGCCCTGCCGGGCATCGCCGTGCAGTTTTGGTTTTTCGGCTGGGGAACCCTTTTCCAGTTAGTCCTGGGTTGTGCTACCGCTTTAGCAGCTGAAGCACTGGTGCTGACGCTACGTAAGATGGATGTTACCCGCACCCTCAGCGACAACTCCGCGCTTTTGACTGGCCTGCTGCTGGCCATCAGTATTCCGCCTTTCGCTCCGTGGTGGATGGTGGTGCTGGGCACCGTTTTTGCCGTCATTATCGCAAAACAGCTTTATGGCGGTCTGGGGCATAACCCGTTTAACCCGGCGATGATCGGCTATGTGGTGTTGCTTATCTCTTTCCCGGTGCAGATGACCAGTTGGTTGCCACCACATGACATTGCCGCAACAGTGCCAGGCTTTATGGATGCGCTCCACGTTATTTTCACGGGCCATACAGCGATGGGTGCAGATATGAACGCGCTTCGCATGGGTGTGGATGGCATCAGCCAGGCGACCCCACTTGATACGTTTAAAACCTCACTTCATGCCGGGCATAGCGTTGAGCAGATCATGAAATCGGCCATCTACAACGGCGTACTCGCCGGTGCAGGCTGGCAGTGGGTGAATCTGGCATATCTGCTGGGTGGCGTGTTCCTGCTGTGGCAGAAGGCGATTCGCTGGCATATTCCGGTCAGTTTCCTGGTGACGCTCGCCGTCTGCTCGACCCTGGGCTGGGTGTTTTCTCCTGAATCCCTGGCCAGCCCGCAGATGCCCCTGCTCTCGGGTGCAACCATGCTGGGCGCATTCTTTATTTTAACTGACCCGGTGACCGCATCGACCACCAACCGTGGCCGTTTGATCTTCGGCGCTCTGGCGGGGTTGCTGGTGTGGCTTATCCGCAGCTTTGGCGGCTATCCTGATGGCGTGGCGTTTGCTGTACTGCTCGCCAACATCACCGTTCCGCTTATCGACTACTACACGCGTCCCCGCGTGTACGGCCACCGCTAG
- the rsxC gene encoding electron transport complex subunit RsxC, protein MLKLFSAFRKEKIWDFDGGIHPPEMKTQSNGTPLRQIPLATRYVMPLKQHIGAEGELCVKEGDIVLRGQPLTFGRGRMLPVHAPTSGKVVSIAPHTVAHPSALTELSVIIDADGEDRWIDRDGWSDYTAHSRDALIERIHQFGVAGLGGAGFPTGSKLRGGGDKIQTLIINAAECEPYITADDRLMQDCAAQVVEGIRILAHILQPREVLIGIEDNKPQAISMLRAVLAGSHDIGLRVIPTKYPSGGAKQLTQILTGKQVPHGGRSSDIGVLMQNVGTAYAVKRAVVDGEPLTERVVTLTGESVSRPGNVWARLGTPVRHLLEQAGFCCGSEQMVIMGGPLMGFTLPWLDVPVVKITNCLLAPSATEMGEEQEEKGCIRCSACADACPADLLPQQLYWYSKGQQHDKATAHNLTDCIECGACAWVCPSNIPLVQYFRQEKAEIYAISMEEKRAAEAKARFEARQARLEREKAARQERHKQAAVQPAEKDQDAINAALARVREKKASAAQPVVIPAGTKPDNSEAIAAREARKAEARARQAEKAQNAQPETAVDPRKAAVEAAIARAKSRKAEQQDVVVVPEAPVDPRKAAVEAAIARAKARKAEQHIQHAEPEAPVDPRKAAVEAAIARAKARKAAQQEEQPLAANDDPRKAAVAAAIARVQAKKAAQQAVNED, encoded by the coding sequence ATGCTTAAGTTATTTTCTGCTTTCAGAAAAGAGAAGATTTGGGACTTTGATGGTGGCATTCATCCGCCAGAAATGAAAACCCAGTCTAACGGCACCCCGCTGCGTCAAATTCCGCTGGCGACCCGCTACGTTATGCCACTAAAACAGCATATTGGCGCTGAGGGTGAGCTGTGCGTGAAAGAAGGCGATATCGTGCTGCGCGGCCAGCCGCTGACCTTTGGTCGCGGACGTATGCTGCCTGTTCACGCGCCGACGTCCGGTAAAGTGGTGTCGATTGCGCCGCACACCGTTGCGCATCCTTCTGCGCTCACTGAGCTGAGCGTCATTATTGACGCTGACGGCGAGGACCGCTGGATCGATCGCGATGGCTGGAGCGACTACACTGCCCATAGCCGCGATGCGCTCATCGAACGTATTCATCAGTTTGGCGTGGCCGGTCTTGGCGGCGCAGGCTTCCCGACGGGAAGCAAACTGCGTGGCGGCGGCGACAAAATCCAGACCTTAATTATCAACGCTGCGGAATGTGAACCTTATATTACCGCGGATGACCGTCTGATGCAGGATTGCGCGGCACAGGTCGTGGAAGGCATTCGTATCCTCGCACACATTCTGCAACCACGCGAAGTGCTGATCGGCATTGAAGATAACAAACCGCAGGCGATTTCCATGCTGCGTGCGGTGTTGGCAGGCAGCCACGACATTGGTTTGCGCGTTATCCCAACCAAGTACCCTTCCGGTGGTGCAAAGCAGCTGACGCAAATTTTGACCGGCAAACAGGTTCCGCACGGCGGGCGTTCGTCTGATATTGGCGTGCTGATGCAAAACGTGGGCACCGCCTATGCGGTGAAACGTGCGGTTGTTGACGGTGAGCCGCTGACCGAACGTGTTGTCACCCTGACCGGTGAATCGGTTTCTCGCCCTGGGAACGTCTGGGCGCGTTTAGGGACACCGGTGCGTCACCTGCTGGAACAGGCCGGTTTTTGTTGCGGCAGTGAACAGATGGTGATTATGGGCGGCCCGCTGATGGGCTTTACTCTGCCGTGGCTGGATGTCCCGGTCGTTAAAATTACTAACTGCCTGCTCGCCCCTTCTGCCACAGAGATGGGTGAAGAGCAGGAAGAAAAAGGCTGTATTCGCTGTAGCGCCTGTGCTGACGCCTGCCCGGCGGATCTTCTTCCCCAGCAACTGTACTGGTACAGCAAAGGCCAGCAGCACGATAAAGCCACAGCACACAATCTTACCGACTGCATAGAATGTGGTGCCTGTGCCTGGGTGTGCCCGAGCAATATCCCACTGGTGCAGTATTTCCGCCAGGAGAAGGCCGAAATTTACGCCATCTCGATGGAAGAGAAACGTGCCGCCGAAGCAAAAGCCCGTTTTGAAGCACGTCAGGCACGTCTTGAGCGTGAGAAAGCGGCTCGCCAGGAGCGCCATAAACAAGCGGCCGTGCAACCCGCTGAGAAAGATCAGGATGCGATCAATGCCGCCCTGGCGCGGGTTCGTGAGAAAAAAGCCTCGGCTGCGCAGCCGGTAGTGATCCCGGCGGGAACAAAACCGGATAACAGTGAAGCGATTGCCGCGCGTGAAGCACGCAAGGCAGAGGCCCGTGCTCGTCAGGCGGAAAAAGCGCAAAACGCACAGCCGGAAACAGCTGTTGACCCGCGCAAAGCGGCCGTAGAAGCAGCCATTGCCCGGGCAAAATCACGCAAAGCAGAACAGCAGGACGTTGTGGTGGTGCCAGAAGCGCCCGTTGACCCGCGAAAAGCCGCTGTTGAAGCCGCTATCGCCCGGGCCAAAGCACGCAAAGCAGAACAACACATACAACATGCAGAGCCTGAAGCCCCTGTAGATCCGCGTAAGGCGGCTGTAGAAGCCGCCATCGCCCGGGCCAAAGCCCGTAAAGCGGCACAGCAGGAAGAGCAGCCTCTGGCTGCAAATGACGATCCACGCAAAGCCGCAGTCGCTGCCGCGATTGCGCGCGTTCAGGCAAAGAAAGCCGCGCAGCAAGCAGTTAACGAGGATTAA
- the rsxB gene encoding electron transport complex subunit RsxB produces the protein MNAIWIAIASISVLGLVFGVILGYASRRFAVEDDPVVEKIDELLPQSQCGQCGYPGCRPYAEAVGVQGEKINRCAPGGEAVMLKIAALLNVDPQPADGDADVQEPVRVLAVIDEANCIGCTKCIQACPVDAIVGATRAMHTVVADLCTGCNLCVAPCPTQCIELRPVETTTDSWKWDLQTIPVRIIPVEQHA, from the coding sequence ATGAATGCTATCTGGATTGCCATCGCATCTATCAGCGTGCTGGGATTAGTGTTTGGCGTCATTCTGGGTTATGCCTCCCGCCGCTTTGCGGTTGAGGACGATCCGGTTGTTGAAAAAATTGATGAGCTTCTGCCGCAAAGTCAGTGTGGGCAGTGCGGCTATCCTGGCTGCCGCCCTTATGCAGAGGCTGTTGGTGTGCAGGGTGAGAAAATCAACCGTTGTGCGCCAGGTGGCGAAGCGGTAATGCTGAAAATCGCCGCGCTGCTTAACGTTGATCCGCAGCCTGCTGATGGCGATGCAGATGTGCAGGAGCCCGTTCGCGTATTGGCTGTTATCGACGAAGCAAACTGTATTGGCTGCACCAAATGTATTCAGGCGTGTCCTGTCGACGCCATTGTCGGCGCAACCCGCGCTATGCACACCGTTGTGGCGGATTTGTGCACCGGCTGTAACCTCTGCGTCGCGCCTTGCCCGACGCAATGTATCGAGTTACGTCCGGTCGAAACGACTACCGATAGCTGGAAGTGGGATCTTCAGACCATTCCGGTTCGCATCATTCCTGTGGAACAACATGCTTAA
- the rsxA gene encoding electron transport complex subunit RsxA — MTDYLLLFVGTVLVNNFVLVKFLGLCPFMGVSKKLETAMGMGLATTFVMTLASICAWWIDTWILIPLGLTYLRTLAFILVIAVVVQFTEMVVRKTSPALYRLLGIFLPLITTNCAVLGVALLNINLGHNFMQSALYGFSAAVGFSLVMVLFASIRERLAAADIPAPFRGNAIALVTAGLMSLAFMGFSGLVKL; from the coding sequence ATGACCGATTACTTACTGCTCTTTGTCGGAACTGTGCTGGTTAACAACTTCGTACTGGTGAAGTTCCTTGGCCTATGCCCGTTTATGGGTGTGTCCAAAAAACTGGAAACAGCAATGGGCATGGGGCTGGCGACAACCTTCGTCATGACGCTGGCGTCTATTTGCGCCTGGTGGATTGATACCTGGATACTCATCCCGCTGGGTTTAACCTATCTGCGTACGCTGGCCTTTATCCTGGTTATCGCGGTGGTGGTGCAATTTACCGAAATGGTGGTGCGTAAGACCAGCCCGGCGCTTTATCGCCTGCTGGGCATCTTCCTGCCGCTCATTACCACCAACTGCGCCGTACTGGGCGTGGCATTGCTGAACATCAACCTCGGGCATAATTTCATGCAATCGGCACTGTATGGTTTCTCCGCAGCAGTCGGTTTCTCTCTGGTCATGGTGCTGTTTGCCTCTATTCGTGAGCGCCTGGCGGCAGCGGATATCCCTGCGCCGTTTCGCGGAAATGCCATTGCGCTGGTTACCGCAGGTTTAATGTCTCTGGCCTTTATGGGCTTTAGTGGTCTGGTGAAGTTGTAA
- a CDS encoding DUF2569 domain-containing protein, whose product MTASPGEKIGGWLIAPLAWLLVALLSASLALLLYTTALITPHAIQTLMSQSAGKIALWFASFVFAIAMWYYTLWLTIAFFKRRQSVPKHYIIWLLISVLLAVKAFAFSPVSDALAVRQLLFPLLAASLLVPYFKRSSRVKKTFVNP is encoded by the coding sequence ATGACCGCATCGCCTGGAGAAAAAATCGGAGGCTGGTTAATCGCCCCGCTGGCATGGCTGCTGGTTGCATTATTAAGCGCATCTCTGGCGCTTCTGCTCTATACCACCGCACTGATTACCCCTCATGCGATCCAGACCCTGATGTCCCAGAGTGCAGGCAAGATTGCGCTGTGGTTTGCGTCTTTCGTCTTTGCGATAGCCATGTGGTATTACACGCTATGGCTGACCATCGCCTTTTTTAAGCGCCGTCAAAGTGTGCCTAAACACTACATTATCTGGCTGCTTATCTCTGTGCTGCTGGCGGTGAAAGCCTTTGCTTTCTCGCCCGTATCTGATGCACTGGCCGTTCGTCAGCTGCTCTTTCCGCTGCTGGCGGCATCACTGTTGGTCCCTTATTTCAAACGCTCGTCGCGCGTGAAAAAAACCTTTGTGAACCCGTAA
- the ydgT gene encoding transcription modulator YdgT produces the protein MTVQDYLLKFRKINSLESLEKLFDHLNYTLSDNQEIINMYRAADHRRAELVSGGRLFNVGEVPKSVWRYVL, from the coding sequence ATGACAGTTCAGGACTATTTATTAAAATTTCGCAAGATCAATTCGCTTGAGAGCCTGGAAAAACTGTTTGACCATCTGAACTACACGCTGTCGGATAATCAGGAAATCATCAATATGTATCGTGCAGCCGATCACCGCCGTGCAGAGCTCGTCTCTGGTGGCCGGTTGTTCAATGTTGGCGAAGTCCCTAAGTCTGTATGGCGTTACGTACTATAA